In one window of Rhizobium oryzihabitans DNA:
- a CDS encoding PTS sugar transporter subunit IIA, with protein sequence MIGLVLVTHGKLAEEFRHALEHVVGPQKLIETVCIGPEDDMDQRRQDIIDAVTRANDGNGVIILTDMFGGTPSNLAISVMNNGNVEVIAGVNLPMLIKLAGVRSEDNMDKALQDASDAGRKYINVASRVLSGK encoded by the coding sequence ATGATCGGACTAGTGCTTGTCACCCATGGCAAGCTGGCTGAGGAGTTTCGCCATGCGTTGGAGCATGTCGTCGGTCCCCAGAAATTGATCGAGACGGTCTGTATCGGTCCCGAAGACGACATGGATCAGCGCCGGCAGGATATCATCGACGCCGTCACACGCGCCAATGATGGCAATGGCGTCATTATCCTGACGGATATGTTCGGCGGCACGCCCTCCAATCTCGCGATTTCCGTCATGAATAACGGCAATGTCGAAGTCATCGCCGGCGTCAATCTTCCCATGCTGATAAAGCTCGCCGGCGTTCGCAGCGAAGACAACATGGACAAGGCGCTCCAGGATGCATCTGACGCCGGCCGCAAATATATCAACGTCGCCAGCCGCGTTTTGAGCGGCAAGTGA
- a CDS encoding HPr family phosphocarrier protein gives MSPFSRELPIINKRGLHARASAKFVQMVEGFDATITVSKDGMTVGGTSIMGLMMLAASPGCSVYVEASGNQAEEALAALEALVADRFGEEA, from the coding sequence ATGTCGCCATTCTCCCGGGAATTACCGATCATCAACAAACGCGGTCTCCACGCCCGGGCATCCGCGAAGTTCGTGCAGATGGTCGAGGGGTTCGACGCGACGATCACGGTTTCCAAGGATGGCATGACCGTTGGCGGCACTTCCATCATGGGTCTCATGATGCTGGCGGCCAGCCCCGGCTGCAGCGTCTATGTCGAGGCAAGCGGTAACCAGGCGGAAGAAGCGCTTGCCGCACTCGAGGCGCTTGTCGCCGACCGCTTCGGCGAAGAAGCCTGA
- the ahcY gene encoding adenosylhomocysteinase: MSLEKDYIVADINLAAFGRKELDIAETEMPGLMSCRKEFGESKPLKGARITGSLHMTIQTGVLIETLKELGADIRWASCNIFSTQDHAAAAIAAAGIPVFAVKGESLTEYWEYTDKIFQWTDGGLSNMILDDGGDATMYILLGARAEAGEDVLSNPGSEEEEILFAQINKRLKASPGWFTKQRDALKGVTEETTTGVHRLYDLSKKGLLPFPAINVNDSVTKSKFDNKYGCKESLVDGIRRATDVMMAGKVAVVCGYGDVGKGSAASLQGAGARVKVTEIDPICALQAAMDGFEVVRLEDVISSADIFITTTGNKDVIRIEHMREMKDMAIVGNIGHFDNEIQVASLRNLKWTNIKPQVDMIEFPKGNRIILLSEGRLLNLGNATGHPSFVMSASFTNQVLGQIELFTKQGEYKNEVYVLPKHLDEKVARLHLEKLGVRLTELTDVQADYIGISKQGPFKAEHYRY, from the coding sequence ATGAGCCTTGAGAAGGACTACATCGTCGCCGATATCAACCTTGCCGCATTCGGCCGCAAGGAACTGGACATCGCCGAAACCGAAATGCCTGGCCTGATGTCCTGCCGCAAGGAATTCGGCGAGAGCAAGCCCCTGAAGGGCGCACGCATCACCGGTTCTCTTCACATGACGATCCAGACCGGCGTTCTGATCGAGACGCTCAAGGAACTCGGCGCGGATATCCGCTGGGCGTCCTGCAACATTTTCTCGACGCAGGACCATGCTGCGGCTGCCATCGCGGCTGCCGGCATTCCGGTCTTCGCCGTCAAGGGTGAAAGCCTGACGGAATATTGGGAATATACCGACAAGATCTTCCAGTGGACCGATGGCGGTCTCTCCAACATGATCCTCGACGATGGCGGCGACGCCACCATGTACATCCTGCTCGGTGCGCGCGCCGAAGCCGGCGAGGACGTTCTTTCCAATCCCGGCTCCGAAGAAGAAGAGATCCTCTTCGCGCAGATCAACAAGCGCCTGAAGGCTTCGCCCGGCTGGTTCACCAAGCAGCGCGACGCGCTGAAGGGCGTTACCGAAGAAACGACGACCGGCGTTCACCGCCTTTATGACCTCAGCAAGAAGGGCCTCCTGCCCTTCCCGGCCATCAACGTCAACGACAGCGTCACCAAGTCCAAGTTCGACAACAAATACGGCTGCAAGGAATCGCTGGTGGACGGCATTCGCCGCGCAACCGACGTGATGATGGCCGGGAAGGTCGCCGTCGTCTGCGGTTACGGCGATGTGGGCAAGGGTTCTGCCGCTTCGCTGCAGGGTGCCGGCGCCCGCGTCAAGGTTACCGAAATCGACCCGATCTGCGCGCTTCAGGCCGCCATGGACGGTTTCGAAGTTGTTCGTCTTGAAGATGTCATTTCGTCGGCCGATATCTTCATCACCACCACCGGCAACAAGGACGTGATCCGCATCGAGCATATGCGCGAGATGAAGGACATGGCCATCGTCGGCAATATCGGCCATTTCGACAATGAAATTCAGGTCGCATCGCTGCGTAACCTGAAGTGGACGAACATCAAGCCGCAGGTCGACATGATCGAGTTCCCGAAGGGCAACCGCATCATCCTTCTGTCCGAAGGCCGCCTGCTGAACCTCGGCAACGCCACCGGTCACCCGTCCTTCGTCATGTCTGCGTCCTTCACCAACCAGGTGCTTGGTCAGATCGAACTCTTCACCAAGCAGGGCGAATACAAGAACGAGGTTTACGTGCTGCCGAAGCACCTCGACGAAAAGGTTGCACGCCTTCATCTTGAGAAGCTCGGCGTGCGTCTGACGGAACTTACCGACGTTCAGGCAGATTATATCGGCATCTCGAAGCAGGGCCCGTTCAAGGCAGAACACTACAGATATTAA
- a CDS encoding sensor histidine kinase gives MTVHNSDLREQTVQRVENTHAGVALSAAIGRCRQVVSAVRTGFARLPVLMSGTILTGSASMALAQDSLAAKTGARLFSSGETITYSLFVGMLSATLFSVVWLVRQRGNIEAESSEYRQALAQSHHKIAKYEALISDKSRRIVIWDGADRRPEFLGQLPVETGAPQADHDFLAFGRWLKPASASQLEKSLEKLRSHAQSFDLTIETQRGEVIEVQGRVSGGNAFARFIALNNLRAELAELQVERERLVASVSTFQELLDSIEQPVWRRNGEGDLTWVNHAYAQAVDARNADQAVHEKRELLNTVTRQKIRAAATPESPYHDRISTVVSGNRTFFDVVDIKTAGGSAGIAIDATEAETIREELKRVLKSHAETLDHLATPVAIFDGRQRLQFYNQAFATLWGFDLVFLESGPDNSELLDRLRTAGKLPEQLNWKNWKETALSVYRSLDTKTDLWHLPNGQTLRVIATAHPQGGATWVFENLTEQVDLQMRYNTLVKVQGETIDHLAEGVAVFGADGRIRLSNPAFRALWGVTAEQAETGTHIRAIETACTQSYDRPDGWRSFSQFITSFDDERPSRQGTLELLSGLVLDYAIIPLPDAQTMLTFVNMTDSVRAERALKEKNDALLKADELKNDFVQHVSYELRSPLTNIIGFTDLLKTPGIGELTERQAEYLDHISTSSSVLLTIVNDILDLATVDAGIMQLNYSENDLNELLDDVSVQIADRLQESGISLEVVAPAHLGSLVADHQRLKQILIKLLTNAINFAPEGSVVQLSCQRSEGDFLFSVADKGPGIPEDMLKSVFDRFETRGNGGRRTGAGLGLSIVESFVSLHHGTVSIDSRPGNGTIVTCRIPSATRPHSIAAE, from the coding sequence ATGACGGTTCACAATTCGGATCTGCGCGAGCAGACAGTTCAACGCGTTGAAAACACGCATGCTGGCGTGGCATTGAGCGCGGCTATTGGCCGTTGCCGGCAGGTCGTCAGTGCGGTTCGGACGGGCTTTGCGAGGCTTCCCGTCCTGATGTCGGGTACTATTCTCACCGGCTCTGCAAGCATGGCGCTGGCGCAGGACAGCCTTGCGGCAAAGACCGGCGCACGGCTGTTTTCATCCGGAGAAACAATCACCTATTCGCTTTTTGTCGGCATGCTGTCAGCAACGCTGTTTTCCGTCGTCTGGCTGGTGCGGCAGCGCGGCAATATAGAGGCGGAAAGCAGCGAATATCGCCAGGCACTTGCCCAGTCCCACCACAAGATCGCGAAATATGAAGCGCTGATCTCGGACAAAAGCCGACGCATCGTCATCTGGGATGGTGCGGACAGGCGCCCGGAGTTTCTCGGGCAATTGCCGGTGGAAACGGGCGCACCGCAGGCCGACCATGATTTTCTGGCCTTTGGGCGCTGGCTGAAACCCGCATCCGCAAGCCAGCTTGAAAAATCACTGGAAAAGCTGCGCAGCCACGCGCAAAGTTTCGACCTGACCATCGAGACACAGCGCGGCGAAGTCATTGAGGTTCAGGGCCGGGTTTCCGGCGGCAATGCCTTTGCGCGTTTCATCGCGCTCAACAATCTGCGTGCGGAGCTTGCCGAATTGCAGGTGGAGCGCGAGCGCCTCGTGGCCTCGGTCTCGACGTTTCAGGAACTTCTGGATTCGATCGAGCAGCCCGTCTGGCGGCGCAATGGCGAAGGTGACCTCACCTGGGTCAACCACGCCTATGCGCAGGCAGTGGATGCGCGCAATGCCGACCAGGCCGTTCACGAAAAACGCGAGCTTCTCAATACCGTTACCCGGCAGAAGATACGCGCGGCCGCAACGCCGGAATCGCCTTATCACGACCGCATTTCGACAGTGGTGTCCGGAAATCGCACCTTCTTTGATGTTGTCGACATCAAGACGGCGGGCGGGTCCGCGGGCATCGCCATCGACGCCACCGAAGCGGAAACCATCCGCGAGGAACTCAAGCGGGTTCTGAAAAGCCACGCCGAAACGCTGGATCATCTGGCAACGCCCGTCGCCATTTTCGACGGCCGGCAGCGGCTGCAATTCTACAATCAGGCTTTTGCAACCCTGTGGGGTTTCGATCTGGTTTTCCTCGAGTCCGGCCCTGATAATTCCGAGCTTCTCGACAGGCTGCGCACCGCCGGCAAGTTGCCGGAGCAGCTGAACTGGAAAAACTGGAAAGAGACAGCGCTTTCCGTCTATCGTTCCCTCGATACCAAGACCGATCTCTGGCATCTGCCAAACGGCCAGACCCTGCGGGTCATCGCAACCGCCCACCCGCAGGGCGGCGCGACCTGGGTCTTCGAGAACCTGACCGAACAGGTCGATCTGCAGATGCGCTACAACACGCTGGTGAAGGTGCAGGGCGAAACCATCGACCATCTGGCCGAAGGTGTCGCCGTGTTCGGTGCGGATGGGCGCATTCGCCTTTCCAACCCGGCATTCCGGGCGCTTTGGGGCGTTACCGCGGAGCAGGCTGAAACAGGCACCCACATCCGCGCGATCGAAACGGCCTGCACGCAATCCTATGACAGGCCGGACGGCTGGCGTTCTTTCAGCCAGTTCATCACCAGCTTTGACGACGAGCGTCCGTCCAGGCAGGGCACGCTTGAGCTGCTCTCCGGCCTCGTGCTCGACTACGCCATCATTCCGCTGCCGGACGCGCAGACCATGCTGACTTTCGTCAACATGACAGACAGCGTGCGGGCCGAGCGGGCGCTCAAGGAAAAGAACGACGCACTGCTCAAAGCAGACGAGTTGAAGAACGATTTCGTGCAGCACGTCTCCTACGAATTGCGCTCGCCGCTGACGAATATCATCGGTTTCACCGATCTCCTGAAGACCCCGGGTATTGGAGAACTGACGGAGCGGCAGGCGGAATATCTCGACCATATTTCCACCTCGTCCTCGGTTCTTCTGACCATCGTCAACGATATTCTCGATCTCGCGACCGTCGATGCCGGCATCATGCAGCTGAATTATTCGGAAAACGACCTGAACGAGTTGCTTGACGATGTGTCGGTGCAGATCGCCGACCGGCTGCAGGAGAGCGGCATTTCGCTCGAGGTCGTCGCACCGGCCCATCTTGGCAGCCTGGTGGCCGATCATCAGCGCCTGAAGCAGATCCTCATCAAGCTTCTGACCAATGCGATCAATTTCGCGCCGGAAGGATCTGTCGTTCAGCTTTCCTGCCAGCGCAGCGAGGGCGACTTCCTGTTCTCGGTGGCGGACAAGGGCCCGGGCATCCCGGAAGACATGCTGAAGAGCGTCTTCGACCGCTTCGAGACGCGCGGCAATGGCGGACGGCGAACCGGTGCGGGGCTTGGCCTTTCCATCGTGGAAAGCTTCGTCAGCCTGCATCACGGCACCGTCAGCATCGACAGCCGACCCGGTAACGGCACCATCGTCACCTGCCGCATTCCCTCCGCCACGCGCCCGCATTCCATCGCCGCAGAATGA
- the tsaE gene encoding tRNA (adenosine(37)-N6)-threonylcarbamoyltransferase complex ATPase subunit type 1 TsaE, whose protein sequence is MSDDILPITISLDGEKDTIRLGEDLALALTAGDCLALIGDLGAGKSTLARAFIRAMADAPDLEVPSPTFTIIQTYPTRIPVAHLDLYRLSDVSELDELGIDEMLEDGICLIEWPDMAAEVLPPEQTISLTLTHSGEGRLAVIDAPAKQKARLERVFAIRAFLAKNGMGDATRRFLSGDASTRAYETISTDGSDLILMDWRRPLRGAIVADGKTYAEIAHLAQDARSFVAIGNYLGNSGFCAPEILAADTDQGILLLEDLGRDGVLASDGTPIEERYLQSVACLAALHQTPRPDLLPVGDGSTYEVPPFDRQAMKIEVSLLVEWYLPHKRGKPLTDSEKSDYYALWDRLIDTLADCETGLLLRDFHSPNIIWQQQNSGIRQVGLIDFQDAMIGPTAYDLASIVQDARVTISPELQARLLSHYLDGRRNTPSFEETAFLKAFAIMSAQRNCKLAGIWVRLLERDGKPGYMQHMPRTFRYLGAALSHPELAPLRDWCLRMGMEFND, encoded by the coding sequence ATGAGTGACGATATCCTGCCAATCACCATTTCCCTTGATGGGGAAAAAGACACCATCCGGTTAGGTGAAGATTTGGCGCTGGCTTTGACGGCCGGGGATTGCCTTGCGCTCATCGGCGATCTCGGTGCCGGCAAATCCACCCTCGCCCGTGCTTTCATCCGGGCGATGGCGGACGCACCGGATCTTGAAGTTCCAAGCCCAACATTCACGATCATACAGACCTACCCCACACGTATTCCGGTCGCGCATCTCGATCTCTACCGGCTTTCGGATGTCTCCGAACTGGACGAGCTCGGCATTGACGAGATGCTGGAGGACGGTATCTGCCTGATCGAGTGGCCGGATATGGCTGCCGAGGTTCTGCCGCCCGAGCAGACCATCAGCTTGACGCTGACCCATTCCGGTGAAGGGCGTCTGGCTGTGATCGACGCTCCCGCGAAGCAAAAAGCACGGCTTGAGCGCGTTTTTGCCATTCGCGCGTTCCTCGCAAAAAATGGCATGGGCGACGCGACGCGCCGTTTTCTGAGCGGCGATGCTTCCACACGCGCCTATGAGACCATTTCCACCGATGGTTCGGACCTTATCCTGATGGACTGGCGACGCCCCTTGAGAGGGGCGATCGTCGCGGATGGCAAGACCTATGCGGAAATCGCCCATCTCGCCCAGGATGCCCGTTCCTTCGTGGCGATCGGCAACTATCTGGGAAACAGCGGCTTTTGCGCGCCGGAGATTCTGGCGGCGGATACAGACCAGGGCATTCTCCTTCTGGAGGACCTCGGACGGGACGGAGTGCTGGCATCTGACGGAACGCCGATAGAGGAGCGTTATCTGCAAAGCGTCGCCTGTCTCGCCGCCCTCCATCAGACGCCCCGGCCCGATCTGCTGCCGGTGGGTGATGGCAGCACCTATGAGGTTCCGCCCTTCGACCGGCAGGCGATGAAGATCGAGGTGTCGCTGCTGGTGGAATGGTATCTGCCCCATAAGCGTGGCAAGCCGCTCACCGATAGCGAAAAGAGCGACTATTACGCCCTATGGGACAGGCTGATCGATACGCTCGCCGATTGCGAAACAGGGCTTCTGCTGCGCGATTTCCATTCTCCGAATATTATCTGGCAACAGCAGAATAGCGGCATCCGGCAGGTCGGACTGATCGATTTTCAGGACGCGATGATCGGCCCGACCGCCTATGATCTCGCTTCCATCGTGCAGGATGCCCGGGTTACCATCTCCCCCGAACTGCAAGCGCGTCTGCTTTCGCACTATCTCGACGGCAGAAGAAACACGCCTTCGTTTGAGGAGACCGCTTTCCTCAAGGCCTTCGCCATCATGTCGGCGCAGCGCAACTGCAAGCTGGCCGGTATCTGGGTAAGACTGTTGGAACGGGATGGAAAACCCGGTTATATGCAACATATGCCAAGGACGTTCCGCTATCTTGGCGCAGCGCTTTCGCATCCGGAACTTGCGCCTCTCCGAGACTGGTGCTTGCGCATGGGCATGGAATTTAACGACTGA
- a CDS encoding nucleotidyltransferase family protein, with protein MTIKNAMVLAAGLGTRMRPITDTIPKPLVKIAGKPMIDYALDALVEAGAERIVVNVHHHAEQMIAHLETRSDAEILISDERSQLMNSGGGLAKGLKLLEPGPVFVMNADLFWIGEQLNAVSNLRKLAQFFDATHMDMALLCVDMDRTTGHNGKRDFKLSASGKLARYRDGDPNPVVYAGAIAMDSRLLDDAPTDAFNLNIYFDRAIEKDRLFGLPLDGHWITVGTPDAIEDAESIIRQYREKRSA; from the coding sequence ATGACGATCAAGAACGCGATGGTGCTTGCCGCAGGGCTCGGCACGCGGATGCGCCCGATCACGGATACGATACCGAAGCCGCTCGTCAAGATCGCCGGCAAGCCGATGATCGACTACGCGCTCGATGCCCTTGTCGAAGCCGGGGCCGAGAGGATCGTCGTCAATGTGCATCACCATGCCGAACAGATGATCGCCCACCTTGAAACCCGCTCGGATGCCGAGATCCTGATTTCCGACGAGCGGTCGCAGCTGATGAATTCCGGTGGCGGGCTTGCCAAGGGCCTGAAACTTCTGGAGCCCGGTCCCGTCTTCGTCATGAACGCCGATCTTTTCTGGATTGGCGAGCAGCTGAATGCCGTCAGCAATCTGCGCAAGCTTGCGCAATTCTTCGATGCCACGCACATGGATATGGCGCTGCTCTGCGTCGACATGGACCGCACAACCGGACATAACGGCAAGAGGGATTTCAAACTCTCTGCCAGTGGCAAACTGGCGCGTTATCGCGACGGTGATCCGAACCCGGTGGTTTATGCCGGGGCGATCGCCATGGATTCGCGCCTGCTTGACGATGCGCCGACGGATGCCTTCAATCTTAATATCTATTTTGACCGCGCCATCGAAAAAGACCGGCTTTTCGGGCTCCCACTGGATGGCCACTGGATCACCGTCGGCACGCCCGATGCGATAGAAGACGCCGAAAGCATTATCCGGCAATACAGGGAAAAGCGCTCTGCATGA